A stretch of the Sphingobacterium thalpophilum genome encodes the following:
- a CDS encoding MauE/DoxX family redox-associated membrane protein: METTAIYPNQLKRKRITLNIVIILLLLLWIPVSIDKITNFAAFKSGILRQPISDSLGYILIYMLPALELITVLALIMEKYRKAGLILSTGLMTAFTAYIVVALMGAWEKLPCECGSVISGMTWLQHFFFNLLFLFLSGWGLYLWYKLRGSNAGGETTEGGSAKRQIKKYSLTSKF, encoded by the coding sequence ATGGAAACAACGGCTATATATCCAAACCAACTCAAAAGAAAACGGATAACACTCAATATCGTTATTATTCTTTTGCTGCTTCTTTGGATACCTGTAAGCATTGACAAAATAACAAACTTTGCAGCATTTAAAAGCGGTATCCTCCGTCAACCCATTTCAGATAGTTTAGGGTACATCCTTATTTACATGCTCCCGGCATTGGAATTAATAACAGTACTGGCATTGATAATGGAAAAATATCGTAAAGCGGGTTTAATCCTCTCAACTGGATTAATGACTGCTTTTACGGCTTATATCGTTGTGGCTCTTATGGGCGCATGGGAAAAGCTACCATGCGAGTGCGGATCGGTGATAAGCGGCATGACTTGGTTGCAACATTTTTTCTTCAATCTCTTGTTCCTTTTTTTAAGCGGTTGGGGGCTTTACTTATGGTACAAATTACGAGGTAGCAACGCTGGAGGCGAAACTACTGAGGGCGGGTCGGCCAAAAGACAAATAAAAAAGTATTCTTTAACATCAAAATTTTAA
- a CDS encoding type IV toxin-antitoxin system AbiEi family antitoxin: MALNTERRKLLERIMPESMIVTRKWLTDQAALDTHAIDNLVKSEQLKLLWKGLYIRGKVQLSWQSMLYTLQTVMKTDLVAGGMSALELKGFSHYLPTSKKETIQLYGNDKLPVWANELSETITFVRHTRNKLFSGMERQVSDSYTSTVFWKEGLDELKISCPERACLEMLDEVPDKISLEHADQLIQGMTSLSPRTLQKLLEACTNVKVKRLFLWFGSRHNYTWFSKLNTDSIDLGSGNRVIVKGGDLDKTYKITVPKNFQS; encoded by the coding sequence ATGGCGCTTAACACTGAACGACGTAAACTATTGGAGCGAATAATGCCTGAAAGTATGATTGTTACGCGAAAGTGGCTGACGGACCAGGCTGCTTTAGATACACATGCTATAGATAACCTGGTTAAGAGTGAACAACTGAAGCTGTTGTGGAAAGGACTTTATATACGGGGGAAGGTTCAGCTTTCGTGGCAAAGTATGCTGTACACGCTACAAACCGTGATGAAAACAGATCTTGTTGCAGGAGGAATGTCAGCACTGGAATTAAAAGGTTTTTCCCATTATCTGCCTACTTCGAAAAAAGAAACAATACAGCTTTATGGCAATGATAAATTACCTGTATGGGCCAATGAACTATCGGAAACGATAACATTTGTTCGCCATACCCGGAATAAACTGTTTTCCGGTATGGAAAGGCAAGTATCCGACAGCTACACTTCTACTGTTTTCTGGAAAGAGGGTTTGGACGAACTTAAAATATCCTGTCCGGAAAGAGCCTGCCTCGAAATGCTGGACGAAGTACCGGATAAAATCTCGTTAGAACACGCTGATCAGCTTATACAGGGTATGACCTCCTTATCGCCCCGCACTTTGCAAAAATTACTGGAAGCCTGTACCAATGTAAAGGTTAAACGGCTTTTCCTTTGGTTCGGTTCACGACACAACTATACCTGGTTTTCAAAATTGAATACCGATAGCATAGACCTCGGTTCCGGAAACCGGGTAATCGTCAAAGGCGGCGATCTCGATAAAACCTACAAAATAACCGTTCCTAAAAATTTCCAATCCTAA
- a CDS encoding nucleotidyl transferase AbiEii/AbiGii toxin family protein, with protein MKKDSIYYKQVQLLVRILPLLDSEKCFALKGGTAINLFYRELPRLSVDIDLLYLPSEGREEALVNIRAALTRLSELIKKTIPGIHIQNAHEQGNALRLLLQVEDVRIKVELSPVIRGTVFSEVRMEVSEPVEREFGYAEIQVASLPDLYAGKIAAALDRQHPRDLFDVKFLLENEGFTEDLRKTFLVFLISHQRPMAELLAPHRKNIREIYEAEFAQMAEVDIPVEALEATREQLIEIINTDMTTNERKFLLSFKERNPQWELLGLPNMAEVAQLPSVQWKLFNLSKMEEKKHSQAVEKLKEVLKL; from the coding sequence ATGAAAAAGGACAGCATATATTACAAACAGGTGCAGTTGTTGGTGCGTATCCTACCGCTACTGGATAGTGAAAAATGTTTTGCACTAAAAGGCGGCACGGCTATCAATCTTTTTTACAGGGAGCTGCCACGGCTTTCTGTAGATATAGATTTATTGTACCTGCCCTCCGAAGGCCGTGAGGAAGCATTGGTCAACATTCGTGCTGCATTAACCCGATTAAGTGAGTTGATTAAGAAAACCATTCCTGGCATTCACATACAAAACGCACACGAACAGGGCAATGCGCTTCGCTTACTTCTGCAAGTGGAAGATGTAAGGATTAAGGTGGAATTGTCGCCGGTGATCCGTGGAACGGTATTCTCCGAAGTACGAATGGAGGTAAGTGAACCAGTGGAGAGGGAGTTCGGATATGCCGAAATACAGGTAGCTTCGTTGCCCGATCTGTATGCCGGAAAGATTGCAGCCGCCCTGGACCGGCAACATCCCCGTGATTTATTTGACGTGAAATTCCTCCTCGAAAACGAAGGCTTTACTGAAGACCTGCGCAAAACGTTCCTTGTATTCCTAATCAGCCATCAACGGCCAATGGCAGAACTTTTGGCTCCTCACCGTAAAAATATAAGAGAAATATATGAAGCAGAATTTGCACAAATGGCCGAAGTGGATATTCCCGTTGAAGCACTGGAAGCCACAAGGGAACAACTCATTGAAATTATCAATACGGATATGACCACTAATGAGCGGAAATTTTTGTTATCGTTCAAAGAGCGAAACCCACAATGGGAACTACTGGGGTTGCCTAATATGGCAGAGGTTGCCCAACTACCATCCGTTCAATGGAAATTGTTCAATCTCTCAAAAATGGAAGAAAAAAAACATAGCCAGGCAGTAGAGAAACTGAAAGAAGTACTGAAGTTATAG
- a CDS encoding helix-turn-helix domain-containing protein: MKIPYTLYSKNEHVKSKNEPHNLSEPSRYLLTFAQKTHHFQIPEMDLFSQQLNYKPFFVDLVEINVKEPTHIPFDIHDRQLFMFFMLKGSLLYTTSSKIPIIKIQANTFLMSYYDEGSYLAYAERGQHIALVLSIHPDWIESIDQEYYNVQQILQRFLDGKKSYETMGQCRMDRKIHRWLYKIYSYSQNNKGALDGNLRKYVSLLLEYYDSLLEDQDKDAAYRIKGFIEEHYCDVSLNVRQLAAQFFVTERTLLNIFKRTYHVSVQQFITDLRIGHALLLLDQGIGIKDVYMEVGYADERSFRSALERYQKRKK, encoded by the coding sequence ATGAAGATACCATATACGTTGTATTCTAAAAATGAGCACGTAAAATCCAAGAATGAGCCTCATAACCTCTCCGAACCGAGCAGGTACCTACTGACCTTTGCCCAGAAAACACATCATTTCCAAATACCTGAAATGGATCTTTTCAGCCAACAACTGAATTACAAGCCTTTTTTTGTCGATCTGGTAGAGATTAATGTTAAAGAGCCAACCCATATTCCCTTTGATATCCATGACAGGCAACTGTTCATGTTCTTTATGCTCAAAGGCAGCCTGCTCTATACCACATCTTCAAAAATTCCTATAATTAAGATACAAGCCAATACATTCCTGATGTCGTACTATGACGAGGGATCATATTTAGCATACGCTGAAAGAGGACAACACATTGCCCTAGTGCTGAGCATACATCCCGATTGGATTGAAAGTATAGATCAGGAGTATTACAATGTGCAACAAATTCTGCAAAGGTTCTTGGATGGTAAAAAATCTTATGAAACAATGGGGCAATGCCGTATGGATAGGAAAATACATCGTTGGCTGTATAAGATTTATAGTTATTCGCAAAATAACAAAGGGGCACTTGATGGCAATCTGCGCAAATACGTAAGTTTGCTGCTGGAGTATTACGATAGCTTGTTGGAAGACCAGGATAAGGATGCGGCTTATCGGATCAAGGGGTTTATAGAAGAGCATTATTGTGATGTCTCCTTAAACGTAAGGCAGTTGGCAGCGCAATTCTTTGTTACCGAGAGAACTTTGCTGAATATATTTAAGCGTACCTATCATGTAAGCGTTCAGCAATTTATCACCGATCTGCGTATTGGCCATGCTTTACTTTTATTGGATCAGGGGATCGGGATCAAGGATGTGTATATGGAAGTGGGTTATGCTGATGAACGGTCCTTTCGCTCTGCCTTGGAGCGTTATCAGAAACGCAAAAAATAG